TCGCCGTGGACACGACGGCCGACCGCACGGTCCGCTTCCACGCTGTCGTCACGGACTCGGTCGGTACCCCGACCGAACTCGTCTCCACCGACGGCAACGTGGCCTGGCAGCGCCGTACCACCCTCTGGGGAACGAGGTATCCGGCGCCCACGGACGATCACGAGTCCGTGGACTGCCCGCTCCGGTTTCCGGGCCAGTACGCGGACCCCGAAACCGGCCTGCATCACAACTTCCACCGGTACTACGACCCGGAGACCGCACGCTATGTCTCGTCCGACCCGCTCGGTCTGGACGCTGGCCCGAACCCATACTGGTACGGCCCGCATCCGCTGACCTGGATCGACCCCTACGGGCTCGCGATCTGCCGCACCACTCCGAGGCTTGAGGACGGCAACCCCAAGGAGGGCTGGCAGCACATCGACGAACGTCACATCGCGGGTACCGCGAACGGCGGCCACGGCGATCTCCTGCCTCCGTCGACCACACGCGCCCAGGTGGAGAAGGCCGCGGAGACGATGATCGAGAAGGGCACACGCGTTTCGGATCCTGCGCGCCGGATGCAGACCTACGAGAAGAGGATGATCGTGAACGGAATGCGGGCCCGGTACCGCCTGGTCGTCGACTCGGACGACGGGAATCGCATCATCACCTTCTTCCCGGTAGGAAAGAGCTACACCCCGTGATCACTGTGCAGTTCACCGTTCGACCCGGCCAGGGCGACCCCAGCGGATTCGACCTCGGTGACATGTCCGTCACCGGGGGTCTCGGTACGGCAGACTCAGCAGGCCGTACCCCCGACCAGGGCATGATGATCTACCTCTCGGTGACACAGCTGCTGGACAGCCTCCGCGCTTTTCTCAGCGGCCATGGCAAAACGCTCACTTTCACCGGTGTCGACACCTCGTTCAGCCTCGTCTTCCGGCGCACCAAGGACGGAATCTCCGTCGCCTTCAAGGACGGCATCATCGCCCGCACGGCGTCGGACGAACTAGCATCAGCGGTACTGGGTGCGGCCGAATCACTGTCCCTCACCCTCCCCCCGGGGATCCTGCCGCATCCGACTACGCGGACGCCTTGGCAGCTTTTCGTCCACTCGTGTCCAGGCACGAGCATGGCGGCGGTCATTGACGTGAACAGAGGAACCGTTACCGGTCGCCACGTCTTCACGAGGACTCTCTCCGAGGCAACGGAAGACAGCAGTCCCGACGCTCGCGCCGCATGGTCGCGGCTCCGCCGGCCGTTGGCCGTCGACTGGAGGGTGGCCGTCGGGTAGTACGTGCTGGCGCGCACCTGGATGACGGTGCCGGCGGTGGCGTTCTTGATGGCGCTGGTGAGGTCGGCCGTGGTGCTGACGACGACGGTCGCCGCCTGGGCCTGGGTGGGCAGGACGGCGAGTCCGGCGCCGAGCGCCAGGGCGGCGCCGAGGACGAGAGCGGTTCGACGAGACATGGAGTGCGGTCCTTTCGTCGATACGGTGGGGGACTGCTGCGCTGCCTTCTGCGGGAACATCACGGGCGCCAGTCGCCCAGATACGCCGCACGCGTGTGCGACACGGCTTCCGTGTCCGTGAGCTGGGGACGGTTCTCCGGCACGGTGATCTCCGCGCCGGGGCCGGTGTTGCGGTACTCGCGAAAGCGCATGGACTGCCAGGGGTAGGCCTCGCGCATGTTGACGTAGGGCGCCACCGCGTCGATGCCGGGGCCGAGTTCCGTCTCCCGTACGACCAGGGACGGCCGGGCGGTCGTCTCGTACGACGGCACCCACGGCCGCGCGATCTTGTACGCGCCGTCCTGCGCGCCCGAGGTGACCCGGCCGCGCAGAGCCAGGAAACCGTGCGGGTTGGCGCGGGCCGTGGAGGGCGCGAAGACCATCCCCTCGGGCTTGAAGGCGACGTCACGGTCGAGGGTGTGGAAGTGGCAGCGCTCGAAGACGGCGGTGGCCCGCCCGAAGACGAAGTCGACGTCGCCCTCGAGGTAGCAGTCGCGGTAGTACTGGCGGTCGAAGGCGGTCAGGGCCGTCGTGTCCGCGAACAGGGTGTCCTGGTGTGCCAGCAGGCGGACGTGGGTGAAGGACGAGCGGTCCCCGGTGACGTACGCCGCCACCGCCTGGGTCCCGGTGATGTCCGGGTGGTCGGCCCGCAGCCAGTCGTTGGCGAGCGTCAACCCGCGCACGGTGAGCCCCGGCGCCGCCGAGGTGAAGGTGGCGGAGCCCGCGGTGCCGTACGTCCCCGAGCCGTCCGGCTTCTGGGTGCCATTGGCGTTGTCGTACACGACGACGGCGTCGCGCGGGTCGCGGCCGGCGCCGAGCAGCGTCAGGCCGGCCTTGTCGGCGGGGATGTTCACGACCTCGCGGTACGTGCCCGGGTGCACGACGATCGTCCAGCCGGCGCCCCTCACCGCGTCGACGGCGGTCTGGACGGAGTCACCGGGTCGGACGTGCAGCACCCGGCGCCCGCCCGCGAAGGCGGGAGTCGCGCCGACGACACCGAGCGCACCTGCCGTGGCGAGAAAGGCGCGTCGGCGCATCTCAACACCCCTTCCACGGTGTCCAGTCGCCGAGGTACGCCTCCCGGGTCGCCGACTCGGCCTCCCCGTGGCTCAGTTGGGGACGATTCTGCGGAACGCTGACGACCGCGCCCGGCCCCGTGTTCCGGTACTCGGCGAAGCGCTGGCTCTGCCACGGGTAGGCGTCCGCCATGTTGGTGTAGGGCGCGACGGCGTCGATCCCGGCGGCGAGGCGGGTGTCACGGACGGTCAGCATGGGCCGGGCGGTGGTGTCCGAGCCGGGCACCCAGGGGCGGGCGAGCTTGTAGTACGCGTCCGGGGCCTCGCTGCTGACACGGCCGTGGGTCACCAGGTAGCCGCGCGGGTTGGTGAGCGCGGTGGAGGGGGCGAAGACGAAGCCGTAGGGGGCGGTCGCCACGTCCGTGCGGTTCAGGGTGCGGAAGTGGCAGCGCTCGAAGACGGCGGTCGCCCGGCCGAAGACGAAGTCCACGTCACCTTCGGCGTAACAGTCGCGGTAGTACTGGCGGGCGAAGGTGCCGAGCGCGATCGAGTCGGCGTACAGCGTGTCCTGGTGGCCCAGGAACCGGCACCCCACGAAGGCCGAGCGGTCGCCCTGCACCTTGACGGCGACCGCCTGAGTGCCGGTGATCTCGGGGTGGTCGGCGCGCAGGAAGTCGTTGGCGAAGGTGATCGAGCGGGCGGTGAACCCGTCGGCCTGCACAGTGGTGGTGGCCGACCCGGTGGTCCCGTAGGTGCCACCGCCGGGCTTCGGGGTGCCGTTGGCGTTGTCGTACACGACGACGACGTCACGCGGGTCCCCGGAGGCGCCGATCCAGGTCATCTCCGTACGGTCGACACCGACGGCGACCGTCTCGCGGTACGTGCCCGGCGCGACGACCAGCGTGTGTCCGGACCCGCTCGCAGCGCTGACGGCGGCCTGGACGGTGGTGTGGTCGCCGAGGCCGCCGGGGTGGACGTACAGGGTGCGCTCGGTGAGCCGGGCGGACGGCGAACCGTAACGCCCGAAGGGGGACTTCTCCTGGGGCCGCGCGGGAGTCGCGAGGCCGAGCGCGAGAGCGGCTCCGGCACTGGCGACGAGGAAGGTTCTCCGGCTGGGGACGGCAGGGCCGGGTGGGGTGGTGCGGGAGAGCATGGCGATGCTCCTTCGCTGTGCCGCGAGGCTCAGAGGCCTCGCGGGCTCTGCGGGAGGGAAGAGGGCCGGAGCGGCGCGCCCTGGGTGAGGGGCGGTGCGGAGCCGCTCCGGCCTGACCGGGAAGGGGAAGGATCGGAGCCGGTCGAGCGGATCAGCCGGTCGACCGAGTCAGCTGATCGACCGGATCAGCCGGTCAGCAGATCTTTCCGGCGCCCGCCCCGTGGTCCACGATCCGCGGCACCGCCCTGGGCGAGTCGACCTTCGTGCGCAGGGTCGGCGTCCATCCGGCCCCGGACTGCAGCGTCTCGGCCGGGATCTCCGCGTTGTGCACGGCGATCAGGTCGGTGGCCGCCCCGTTGACGTAGTTGTCCGCGGCGGTGAGCGGCGCCTCCTTCCACTTCTTCAGGACGGTCGCCGCGCTGACCCCGGCGGGGAGCGTGAACGCGTTGTGCTCGGCGACGAGTTGGGACTCCATGCCGATGCCGTAGCTGTAGGAGTAGCCGTCGCCCGCGACGAAGTGGTTGTTGTACGAGTCGACCCGGCCGAAGCGGACACGCGGCGCGCGCTCG
This portion of the Streptomyces mirabilis genome encodes:
- a CDS encoding pectinesterase family protein, producing MRRRAFLATAGALGVVGATPAFAGGRRVLHVRPGDSVQTAVDAVRGAGWTIVVHPGTYREVVNIPADKAGLTLLGAGRDPRDAVVVYDNANGTQKPDGSGTYGTAGSATFTSAAPGLTVRGLTLANDWLRADHPDITGTQAVAAYVTGDRSSFTHVRLLAHQDTLFADTTALTAFDRQYYRDCYLEGDVDFVFGRATAVFERCHFHTLDRDVAFKPEGMVFAPSTARANPHGFLALRGRVTSGAQDGAYKIARPWVPSYETTARPSLVVRETELGPGIDAVAPYVNMREAYPWQSMRFREYRNTGPGAEITVPENRPQLTDTEAVSHTRAAYLGDWRP
- a CDS encoding pectinesterase family protein; translation: MLSRTTPPGPAVPSRRTFLVASAGAALALGLATPARPQEKSPFGRYGSPSARLTERTLYVHPGGLGDHTTVQAAVSAASGSGHTLVVAPGTYRETVAVGVDRTEMTWIGASGDPRDVVVVYDNANGTPKPGGGTYGTTGSATTTVQADGFTARSITFANDFLRADHPEITGTQAVAVKVQGDRSAFVGCRFLGHQDTLYADSIALGTFARQYYRDCYAEGDVDFVFGRATAVFERCHFRTLNRTDVATAPYGFVFAPSTALTNPRGYLVTHGRVSSEAPDAYYKLARPWVPGSDTTARPMLTVRDTRLAAGIDAVAPYTNMADAYPWQSQRFAEYRNTGPGAVVSVPQNRPQLSHGEAESATREAYLGDWTPWKGC